TATTGAAGATGAAGGCTGTTTCAATAGATGGAATCATTGCAAAAGATGTATCTCTGCACGTTGATCCAGAAAAACAAAATGTAACGGTTCTTGGTGAAAGAGTGCATTATCAAGAATTCATTTATTTAATGATGAACAAACCAGCAGGTGTAATATCGGCAACTGAAGATTTATATGATCAAACAGTAATTGATTTACTTGATCCCTTCCATGCACATTTTAACCCTTTTCCTGTGGGGAGATTAGATAAGGATACAGAGGGTTTCTTACTTATTACAAATGATGGCGTATTGGCTCATAATTTGCTTTCACCGAAAAAACATGTACCTAAAGTCTATTATGCGAAAATAGAAGGTAGAGTTACAGAAGAGGATATTGAGGCATTTAATCAAGGTGTTATTTTAGATGACGGTTATCTTACTAAGCCAGGTAAACTAATTATCTTAAAATCTGGTCAAGTATCTGAAATCGAGTTAATGATTTCGGAAGGGAAATTTCATCAAGTAAAAAGAATGTTCGAAGCGGTAGGTAAAAAAGTAACGTATTTAAAAAGGTTGTCTATGGGGAATTTACAACTAGATCAAAATTTATCACTTGGTGAATATCGTGAATTATCACCTGATGAAATCGAGAAAATAAAACAAAAAGAATGACCAAGCGACGCAGCATGGTCATTCTTTTTTTAAACTTTCGTTATTTGCATAGTAACATGTTAGACGAAATTGCCACCAGCATATGGCGAGTGCATCGTCCA
This window of the Rummeliibacillus pycnus genome carries:
- a CDS encoding pseudouridine synthase — encoded protein: MRLDKLLSNMGYGSRKDVKKLLKMKAVSIDGIIAKDVSLHVDPEKQNVTVLGERVHYQEFIYLMMNKPAGVISATEDLYDQTVIDLLDPFHAHFNPFPVGRLDKDTEGFLLITNDGVLAHNLLSPKKHVPKVYYAKIEGRVTEEDIEAFNQGVILDDGYLTKPGKLIILKSGQVSEIELMISEGKFHQVKRMFEAVGKKVTYLKRLSMGNLQLDQNLSLGEYRELSPDEIEKIKQKE